A genomic window from Vigna radiata var. radiata cultivar VC1973A chromosome 2, Vradiata_ver6, whole genome shotgun sequence includes:
- the LOC106780338 gene encoding GPI-anchored protein LLG2 yields MGSNAFFSSILYCFLVATSASAAPFISDHIFETEPSTGRALLQAKKACKVDFENQNYTVLTSQCKGPQYPPKVCCDAFKQFACPFADDINDLSTNCADVMFSYINIYGKYPPGLFANQCKGDELGLDCSNVKPANQSSTSHTINLPPPHFISLISVSFFLILFTSFSTLY; encoded by the exons ATGGGTTCCAATGCCTTCTTCTCTTCCATTCTCTATTGTTTCCTCGTAGCCACATCCGCCTCTGCTGCTCCATTCATTTCTG ATCATATATTTGAGACTGAGCCATCCACTGGTCGTGCCCTCCTACAGGCTAAGAAAG CTTGTAAAGTTGACTTTGAGAACCAAAACTATACAGTGCTGACAAGCCAATGCAAGGGACCCCAGTACCCACCAAAGGTGTGTTGTGATGCTTTCAAGCAATTTGCTTGCCCTTTTGCTGATGACATCAATGATTTGTCAACTAATTGTGCAGATGTTATGTTTAGCTACATAAACATCTATGGCAAATACCCTCCTGGTCTCTTTGCCAATCAGTGCAAAGGAGATGAGCTTGGTCTTGACTGCTCTAATGTCAAACCAGCCAATCAATCTTCAACTTCTCACACCATTAATCTTCCTCCTCCTCATTTTATCTCACTCATCtctgtttcttttttcctcATCTTATTCACTTCTTTCTCAACCTTGTACTAA